The genome window TAAAAAGAGACTCTGCACATGGCAATCTATACTCCCATGTGGTTTATTTTTGACAATGTCTCACCCTTCAGGTTTTCATGAGGTTCCCTGTGTGTcttacagtactctactgtaactGCTGTGTGTGCTTTAGGCAGGCTTCATAATTaacacctctctcgctctctctctctctctctctctctctttctctgtgtatctctctctgtctctctctctttctctgtgtatatctctctctctctctctgtgtgtctctctctctctctgtgtgtctctccctctctctctgtctctctctgtcttctctctctctctctctctctctctctctctgtaggtatCCGGCCCCAGATCATGAATGGGCCCATGCACCCTCGCCCCCTAGTGGCCCTGTTGGATGGACGTGACTGTACAGTCGAGATGCCCATCCTCAAAGACCTGGCCACTGTCGCCTTCTGTGATGCCCAGTCCACACAGGAGATCCATGAGAAGGTACAACACACACTTACCCACGTACGCCCACGCACACTCTTTCAGGCACTGACACGAGCATGCGTACACATACACGCACATGCTATACACTGAGACTGCATAGGCATCCACAAAAGAATAAGCCTTAACAATGTGCATGCCCTCAATTCAAACTGTAGCTCTtttcacctccccctcctctcctccttttcccctgtattcccccccccctccacctcttctcTTTCTGTAACATAAAACTGATATTGCAGTAGAGTATATTGGCTCTCCCAGTGATTTCATTATGATTTAATGTCATTGGGTGACAgtgtgctcctcctctcctcctctggttgTTAAATAGAGAGGCTGGTTATGGTAAAGGAATGCCATAGTATACTGAGCTAGCTATATCTGCAATATACCAGTGCAAGATCAAATCTTCCCCTCTTTGTGTAAAGTACTAAATGTGCAAAAAGtttgttaaagctgcaatatgtaactttttgggcgatgcgaccaaattcacatagaaatgtgagttatagatctgtcattataATTGAAAGCAAggctaagaagtggtagatctgttctatgtgtactatttctatgcttcccattcttaatgttttgcgtcttttgctttcagttttgctcaccagcttcaaacagctgaaaatacaaatttggttatagaaaatatatttcacagcggtttagatggtacaatgattctctgcacaatgattgcttgttttgtcacattgctaaagggtagagctgctgctttcaaggagcgggactctaacccggaagcttataagaaaccctgctatgccctccgacgaaccatcaaacatgcgaagcgtcaatataggactaagatcgaatcgtactacaccggctccgacgcttgttggatgtggcaaactattacagactacaaagggaagcacagccgagagctgcccagtgacacgagcctaccagacgagctaaactacttctatgcttgcttcgaggcaagtaacactgaaacatgcatgagagcatcagctgttccggaagactgtgtgatcgcgCTCTCGGCAggcgacgtgagtaagacctaatacaggtcaacattcacaaagcctcagggctagacggattaccaggacatttGCTCCGAGCatatgctgaccaactggcaaatgtcttcactgacattttcatctccctgtccgagtctgtaataccaacatgtttcaagcagaccaccatagtccctgtgcccaagaacactaaggtaacctgcctaaatgactaccgacccgtagcactcacatctgtagccatgaagtgctttgaaaggctggtcatggctcacatcaacaccattatcccagaaacactccaatttgcataccgcaccaacagatccacagatgatgcaatctctattgcactccacactgccctttcacacctggacaaaaggaacacctatgtgagaaggttattcattgactacagctcagcgttcaacaccatagtgctctcaaagctaatcactaagccaaggaccctgggactaaacacctccctctgcaactggatcctggacttcctgacgaaccgcccccaggtggtaagggtaggtaccaatacatccgccacgctgatcctcaacacaggggcccctcaggggtgcatgctcagtcccctcctgtacaccctgttcactcatgactgcacggccaggcacgactccaacgccatcattaagtttgctgatgacacaacagtggtaggcctgatcatcaacaatgatgagacagcctatagggaggaggtcagagacctgactgtgtggtgccaggacaacaacctctccctcaacgtgatcaagacaaaggagatgattgtggactacaggaaaaggaggaccaagcacgcacccattctcactgatggggctgtagtggagcaggttgagagcttcaagttccttggtgttcacatcaccaacaaactaacatggtccaagcacaccaagacagtcgtgaagagggcacggcaaaacctattctccctcaggagactgaaaagatttggcatgggtcctcagatcctcaaaaggttctacagctgcaccatcgagagcatcctgactggttgcatcactgcctgggttggcaactgctcggcctccgaccgcaagacactacagagggtagtgcgtatggcccagtacatcactggggccaagcttcctgccatccaggaatactataccaggcggtgtcaaaggggggccctgaaaattgtcgaaaacttcagccaccctagtcatagactgttctctctgtcccacacggcaagcgataccggagcgccaagtctaggtccaagaggcttcttaacagcttctacccccaagccataagactcctgaacaggtcatcaaatggctaccaatacgatttgcattgccccccacccccccccccaccctgctgctgctctctgttattatctatgcatagtcactttaataaccctacctacatctatatattacctcaatcacctcgacaccggtgccccgcacattgacacattgactctgtaccggtaccctctgtatatagcccactattgttatttactgctactctttaattatttgttattcttaaccCCCCCAAATAGGTAAGAGATTTCTTTAAACTGTGTTGTTGGTTAACGGCAAgtaagtaaggtctacacctgttgtattcggcacatgtgacaaatcaaattttattggatTTGAACCTGATGACTATTACAATTTCTGCAACTAGGAAATGGTGGTGCGATTTCTGTATATTGCACCTTTAACAAAGCAAAGCAATTTCcatgtattgtgtatgttgaccttACAGTTTATCAGCGTCAAAAACCCAAATAATCCGTGATAATCATGTTGTCTGTGATCTTGTAAACAAGGTTTGTTGACGTCTTTTGTCAGCAAAGGAGAATTTGAACCATTTAAAAATATGTTTATATTTGGGTGTAACAAACACAGAGCGAGAGCGAGTGAGATTGGAAAATAGAAAAGgttagatggatggagggaaggagaaagtgAGAGGAAAAATAGGACCCGGGTTCTGTTGACCTCTTTTGACATGCTTCTCTCTGGACCCTGGCCTCTCCGTGCTACCCTGTTCACGCACACCAAGGCTTTCTGTCCAAACAGCTGTTGTTTGTGCATACGTTACACAGCGAGGCAGCCTGGCCTGGGTGTAGAGATATTGACAGAGCTTCCGCCTTTGTCTACGAGTCAGCAGAGACAGCAGAAGTGGCACTTCACACACACGAAAGGAGAAAGGGCCACTCGCACGCAAACAACCCACTAACATTGGCTCAAACACACAGGCTCAAATACaaaccaacacatacacacacatgctgacatttacacatacacacacaaacctcacCTCTCATACACACAAATTCACCCACTTTCATCATACATACTGAAACACGCACTACTGCCTCTCTGCATGCATCGCCTGAGAAAGATGAGCTAAGTTAGTTCCCTGACAGGAGCCTGAATCTGTATAGTTCTCCCCAGTGAATTACATAGCATTAGAGCACTATTAGAAGGTTACGATGACTCCCTATCCATTTCAAAGCAGTGCTGGCGTGCTCTCATCGTGTTTTGGTGCTGACTTATCACTCTCTGCTGTGTTGTGTAGGCTAAAGGGTTCGCGTGCTAGcgcgttctctctccctctgatgtCAGAACAATGTAAGCAGTTTAACCATCTGTTTGTGGACTGTGAGTGAATTGATACAAATGAGTCTTTAGCGTTATATCAGCTTTTATCTGTACAATAGAGTGGTGTACTGATACCATTCCACCCCCACACAAACTCTCCTCGCAACATTTtgatctggataaaaaaaatcggAAAAACATCTATTGGGTTGAGTCCATCCCTCTATGCCATATCAAATTGCTTTTTTACAACTTCTGTATATTTTAATACTGGTCCAGCATCGTTATAAAAAATAATCACTCGTTCAGTTTTTCCATTTAGTCTGACACATTGCTCAGTGATTACTTGCTTAATGACTCACACAGCATTGGCCATTACAACCCACAGGACGTATTGTCTCCAGCCAAACTTGCCTCTGGCTAGCAACACAGCCTAAGCAATTAGATGAATGCATGAGGAGAGATTTAACCTTGAATTAGCATCTAGTGCTGACTCCAGCTACCTCTAATAAAACCGTTATGGAAAGTCACAGCTATGCTAATCTGGCAGGCCAAGCTAATGCAGTTAGCCTGAGGAGAATTTAAAGCTATTATTTACCCAAAACGCCTGACAAGGTGCACTTGCTATGCTATCTGGGGATCTGGATAAACATCAATCCAGTTTATTACCCTGCCTGTCTCCACCCTCACCTTGTTTCCATATACACATTCTGATAATGCATGCCTTTTGACAcgtacacatgaacacacacaccaaatgtttaaagataatgatgaaatgcctttaatgatgatgatgatgaaggtgcCCCTCCATCAGGTGCTGAACGAGGCAGTAGGGGCCATGATGTACCACACCATCACCTTGACCAGAGAAGACCTGGAGAAATTCAAGGCTCTACGCATCATCATCCGCATCGGCAGCGGCTACGACAACATCGACATCAAGGCAGCCGGAGAGATGGgtaagagggagaaacagagaggatagaggagagaggtatAAGATCAAACTTTATTGATCCCCTAAGGGGACATTTTATTGCATCGGCCAATATGACAGACATAACATAGAAACAACAACAACCCACTCCTCAGCACTGCAGCCAAGACTTTATGGAATGTAGCCAAACCAAACACTACTTGTATACTTCAGTACATAGCATATGTAGTTGAAGTATTATCTCCTAAATACACAGACAACAACTGTGAAAGCATTATTAAGAAATACTCCCCCACAGATGTCCTTTTTGCCCCAGGCATGTCACTTAATAATTAAAACTAAAATCCTCAATAACCATAGTAACCTGGTGTGAAACGTGTCTTTCATTTAAACATTTTTGCACTATAATTATGAAACGctacaattgaatcaatttcagTCGTTGCCTTTCCAAGGTGGGTACATGTTTCTACATGTTTCTACATGTTTCTTGGATACTTAGTTGTTCCTTCCATAACAAGCACATTGCTGTGCACAGAGCTTCTATACATTTTTTCTGTTCTTCTTCTCTCATCCTGTCTTCCCTTTCTCTTTGCCAGGCATCGCGGTGTGTAACATCCCATCGGCAGCGGTGGAGGAGACTGCGGACTCCACTCTGTGCCACATTCTCAACCTGTACCGGCGGAACACCTGGCTGTACCAGGCTCTCCGGGAGGGCACGCGGGTCCAGAGCGTGGAGCAGATCAGAGAGGTGGCGTCCGGAGCCGCCAGGATCCGAGGAGAAACGCTGGGCCTCATTGGCTTTGGTGAGTCACAGGAGATGTTGGTCTTTGGCAGTAACACACTCAGTTGTGATAGTGCTTtgtccacatacacacacagccataaCATTGTGATCCTTTTCTGACACTGTATTCATGTGTATGTCTACAGGTCGTTCAGGGCAGGCAGTGGCAGTGCGGGCCAAGGTGTTTGGCTTCAACGTGATCTTCTACGACCCGTACCTGCAGGACGGTCTGGAGCGTTCGCTAGGTGTTCAGCGTGTCTACACCCTGCAGGACTTGCTCTACCAGAGTGACTGTGTCTCCCTGCACTGCAACCTGAACGAACACAACCACCACCTCATCAATGACTTCACCAtcaaacaggtacacacacttgCAGGCAATtcaaacacacacccatacacacacacacacacacacacaatgctaaaATGGGCCATAATTTACCATGCACAGTACAGTACTGTGCACCCAGCCTCGTGGCCTAGTTGGTGATCAGCACTGCCACCTAGAGTCTGCTTTTCAAACTGCGTGCTGTTGTAGAAGTCTAACATCTATTTCCTCTTTGAAGTGTGAGGGGCGGTCTCATCAAGGCAGAACCTGGTTAACGTGCTAATTATATATTCATATAAACCATAGAAAAGTTTCTTAAAGAACATCACTACTTTGCTGCCAAAAGATCTGTGTTTGTACGTGCGTTCGTGTCTATGGCTTGTGCCTTTTACAGATCAGATACAACTAGGACCCTGAATTTCAGCTTTTGTCAAGATGAAGGGATTACTTTTATCCAGATATTCTCAtttaatctctgtctctctcttttggtACACAGAAGTTTCATTCCATTAGCTCTTTGCGATTTGAATCTAAGCTGTTGGTACGAGGAGCATACTGCAGGGCACCTTAGGGCTTTATGGTTGAAAGCACCACTGCAGGCACATACTGTACAAGTGGGCTCCAACATGTGTATTCTCCAGGAGAGTGAATATCACTTAATCTCATCGCAGATATCTACTATCTATTTGATGTTAGCAAAACGGGTTTACTTTTTTTTAAGATGCGCCAGGGTGCGTTTCTGGTGAACTCTGCGCGGGGAGGTCTGGTGGATGAGAAGGCCCTGGCGCAGGCCCTGAAAGAGGGCAGGATACGGGGGGCCGCCCTGGACGTCCATGAGTCAGAACCCTtcaggtgagtgtgtgtttatctgtgtgaAAACATAACTTCGTCATCTCCATTATCCAGTTCAGTTAGCCAATCCCTTTCTCTGGTGTGTGTAGTTTTACCCAGGGTCCTCTGAAGGATGCTCCTAACCTGATCTGTACTCCTCACACGGCCTGGTACAGTGAACAGGCCTCGCTGGAGATGAGAGAGGCAGCCGCCACAGAGATACGCAGAGCCgtcactggtacacacacacacacatttatcacACTTCTAAACTAATTTGAAGCTGATTCTTTACTGGAATGTTTTGGGTTTTCCGATGCAGGCCGTATCCCCGACAGTTTACGAAACTGTGTCAACAAGGAGTTCTTTGTTACCACGGCTCCCTGGACAGTGGAACAGCAGCAAATGCACCCCGAACTCAACGGTGCCGCGTACAGGTATCAAACACAACCAAACTGACAATTATGTAGGGAAACCCCTATTTTTGGTCAGGTCCACCTCCTCTTGCGTATATTATCCACATAAGCAGGACTTAATCATTTTGATAAAAAGTGGATAAAAAAAAACTAATTGGTACAGCAGGAGTAATTTCCATGCTCAGATATATACTTTGTTGTTCCCTGTATTCAATATATGATAACTTCTTGTCTTTTCTATTTAACCTAGGTGGTATTTTAGTCTTGGTTTCCGTAGTGGCATATAGTGGAAATGAAGCGCTATGGGGAAACATTGATTAGCTACTACCATCCCCTGCTATTGTTTGTCAGGAAGTCACAGTATTGACCTCTCAGTCTCTCACCCTATACCTACTGTCTCAACTGGACTGAACTACTTCTCTTACACAGCCGAGTCAACCAAACCATGGTACAGGCCATAGGAACGGGGGGAATGCAAGACAAATTATATACCTAATAGAGAACCAGGTAAATACTACCAATGCTGACCCACGGTGATAGGCTCAGGCCCACCTGTGCTGATCAAAGCATAGCTGCTGTTAGTTTTCATGATACTGAAAAGTATAGTCTGTCTGCTTTATTTCCCAGCCAATATACCTGCTCTGCCCACCCTCTCATTGCACCCCTCATTTACTTCCCCAAAACCAACAAATGTGGCCAAACCTAGCCACTTGTACCATGCCAAATAATACAAAAATCTATTGCAAGGTAGCACATAATGGCAAGTATTTGATCGTAGGACAGTCAGTGTTGTATTCCATATTCCTGCACAGGAAGTATGAGGTCTACTTGGGTATATTTGTGACATTTGTACCATTTTCCCTCTAAACCCCCCTTTTTCTCATACAGTTCAGTGTCTGTCCCCTGAGATATTCTGTCAGGAATCTTTCCTTGACCTGCCATCCCTAGCCCTACACCATTCCCTTATGCCAACTATAACTATATTTTGTTGATATGAGTGGTTTAGTAAATCAAGATATATTTCTCTGATACGTTTATCAGTTTCCCAAGAACAACAGATGAGGTCTTGTGGTCGTTTTGAATCCTGAATTGACATGTAAGAGTTGAATCTGTTTTCAGATTTCATGTGATGTCTGTTTTGCACCACACTCTTTCTCCAATGTGACTTTACTTTCTTTGATTAGAAAATTCACCACTGAATTTGATCCTTTGTCTTATTTCTAATGTGAGGCaacaaatgtttttaaatgtagcaACTTAAAATGGCAATTTAAAGGCTTATCAGGTTGTTGTAACCTATGAGGTATTGTTATGGTACCATGTGACCTCACCAATGTCTCCCTGGCACAGGTACCCCCCTGGTGTGGTTGGTGTGGCCTCTGGTGGTATCCATGGGCCAATGGAGGGGATGGTGCCTGGGGGGGTGACAATCGCCCACACCCTGCCCTCCGGTACCCACCCCTCCCAGGCCCCGTCCCCCAACCAACCCTACAAAAACGGGGAGCCCATGAGAGAGCACATGACCGAGCCATAACTCTGCATCCAGAGACGAAGGAGTTCATATATACACAACTGACCCACCCACTCTTTGACCAGCAGACTGATCGTTAGGGTTCACACAGAACACCGGAACCAAGTGGGGACAGTGAATATATTCACAACTGCTTCTCCAAAGTGGGGACCGTCAAAACTCATGTTCCAAGGATCctcttcttttcattttttttattcctGTTTTCTGGGACACGTTACCGCATGCCAGAGTTAAGGCCCGTCCACCTTGACTGACCCACCAATAAGAGAGCTTGGAAGGACAATGACATCATCTGTTACTGGCCTTCCTCTAACCCCACCCTGCCCCATTCCATCATTTCAGTTCACGTGTGTCTATTTTTATTTCCTCTGTGTTGAGACCACCCTTCAAATGAATATCTGTCTTTCTGTTCTTCAATGTGAAAAAAGAAATTATTAAGAAATGACATACAGTTGTCAGACAGTAGAAAAAGACAATTGGTGTTATCAATGCCATCAGCAGTCTCAATGGGGACCTCTAAACCCTGTCCTAGTCCATCTCTCACCCTGTAGGTTGCTGGTTCCTGAATGTACAGACAGGATTTGATGGACACATCAGGGTTGCCAGATCTCTTGAGCCTCATGACCAGTACGAGACAAAAACAATAAGCCCAAATTTAAGTGAATATGGGACCTGAAACCGTTTGAATTTGTCCATTGTGAACATCTCTCAACCCCTGAGAACACCCAATATATTATAGAGAAGATTTTGATCTGGTAAACTCCTTTTTAGACATCTGGTTTCTCTGAAGAGCTTCTTCAAATCTCCAGGTTCTGACGCACAAAGGGGATGAGAGACTTGCTGTAAAGGTCATTATCGCAATCTTAGACAATGTAAACTTTTAACTGTTGATTGTCTTTCATTCCAACTCCGGATTCAGTAATCACCTGGTGGTCTGTCACTAAAATATTGAAATAAGAAATGCATGCAAAAGCCGTTCTAACTGTTAAAAGCACCTCTGCTTTTACATGGACCTCCACATCATGGATTTGTACATTGTCGCAGGTGTTTGTATGCTAGAGGGCTCTCTTAAAATGTCCATTTTTTTTCTCACCAAAAGGACCTACACAGTAGCACCAGCCAGAAAGGAAAGGGTTTAGGTTACTGACTCAGGAAAAATAACTTTTGCAGATATAATCTTTTTCCCCAAATTGAAAGAAAAAAGTCTGGATCGTTCTGCGTGTTTCCACCTTTTCTTCATTGTGGTATTTTTATAAATCAAACCTCTGTTTTTTGGTGTTCAAGGTTTTTGCAGAGTCCTGTTAAATTTGTATTAACTAGTTAAATGTTCTTATAATCATAGTCTTATGTGAACCAcccctttttttccccccttgTTCTTATAATGAAAGCCAGTTGGAGCTCTTGGAGGCATCGTGCACTCTGTGAGCAACATCCCTAGTGCCCTGACTTTAGCAAGACAAGGCTACTAACAGATTGTTTGGTTTTTAGTGTGAGTATTTGTACAAGGTGATATATAAAATTCAGTGCAGTTCAAATAAAAAACCGCTGTTCTCTCAGGCTCTGTGAAAGTGTTTGACTTTGCTGCTTATTTATGCATACGGTTTATAGTACCAATGTAATGACCTTCAGTTGGCCCTTTCTGAATTTTGTTGTGTAATGGGTTTACTGGCCACACGGAGGTTACAGAAGTTCCCATAAGAATGTATACGAGAGCCATTATATAATTTAGGATAAATAGTCTACACTATGATAATTGTTATATACTCTCCTTTTTAGACATccctatcaataaccaggtgcaCCACACGAGTCAATGCATACTGAAACGGTCAAACTACActatcatttttacattttagactTCATAAAGGAAAACCTTCAATGTCCAATTTATTTTTCTGGCTGGCACTAGTGAGGTCAGGCTTTAACCTAAATCGGCAACTATTGCATTACtactagtcttccctgtggctcagttggtagagcatggtgtgtgcaacgccagggttgtgggttcgattcccacggggggccagtacaaaaaaatagatgcatgaaatgtatgtattcactactgtaagtcgctccggataagagcatctgttaaatgactaaaatgtaaatgtaaagcaaCATACAGGCAATGCTCAATGTGTGTAGAACTAGATTGTAATACACCAAAATAAGTTACAGTACAACTCAATGGCAAGGAAACCCAACAAAAAGGTATGACCGTGATATTTTAACTTTGGTTTATGTGCAGTCTCTCACAAATACCTTAATTCAAGATGGGTTCACATAGACAAGAAGCATACATTATAGAAAAAAAAACAGGTACCATGGGTTAAACTTGACGGGGAAGAATTGCAGGACAGAGAAAAAGAAACATGAGAATTGTTTTAATGTAGACGTTGAATGTGTCTTACTCACACTCCTCCAAAGCACCAAACAT of Salmo salar chromosome ssa01, Ssal_v3.1, whole genome shotgun sequence contains these proteins:
- the ctbp2a gene encoding C-terminal-binding protein 2a isoform X4, whose protein sequence is MALPDKHKVKRQRLDRICEGIRPQIMNGPMHPRPLVALLDGRDCTVEMPILKDLATVAFCDAQSTQEIHEKVLNEAVGAMMYHTITLTREDLEKFKALRIIIRIGSGYDNIDIKAAGEMGIAVCNIPSAAVEETADSTLCHILNLYRRNTWLYQALREGTRVQSVEQIREVASGAARIRGETLGLIGFGRSGQAVAVRAKVFGFNVIFYDPYLQDGLERSLGVQRVYTLQDLLYQSDCVSLHCNLNEHNHHLINDFTIKQMRQGAFLVNSARGGLVDEKALAQALKEGRIRGAALDVHESEPFSFTQGPLKDAPNLICTPHTAWYSEQASLEMREAAATEIRRAVTGRIPDSLRNCVNKEFFVTTAPWTVEQQQMHPELNGAAYRYPPGVVGVASGGIHGPMEGMVPGGVTIAHTLPSGTHPSQAPSPNQPYKNGEPMREHMTEP
- the ctbp2a gene encoding C-terminal-binding protein 2a isoform X5; the protein is MWRPHFPGIRPQIMNGPMHPRPLVALLDGRDCTVEMPILKDLATVAFCDAQSTQEIHEKVLNEAVGAMMYHTITLTREDLEKFKALRIIIRIGSGYDNIDIKAAGEMGIAVCNIPSAAVEETADSTLCHILNLYRRNTWLYQALREGTRVQSVEQIREVASGAARIRGETLGLIGFGRSGQAVAVRAKVFGFNVIFYDPYLQDGLERSLGVQRVYTLQDLLYQSDCVSLHCNLNEHNHHLINDFTIKQMRQGAFLVNSARGGLVDEKALAQALKEGRIRGAALDVHESEPFSFTQGPLKDAPNLICTPHTAWYSEQASLEMREAAATEIRRAVTGRIPDSLRNCVNKEFFVTTAPWTVEQQQMHPELNGAAYRYPPGVVGVASGGIHGPMEGMVPGGVTIAHTLPSGTHPSQAPSPNQPYKNGEPMREHMTEP